The following are from one region of the Ptychodera flava strain L36383 chromosome 15, AS_Pfla_20210202, whole genome shotgun sequence genome:
- the LOC139151920 gene encoding sphingolipid delta(4)-desaturase DES1-like yields MGAKVTREDFEWIYTEQPHASRRREMLEKYPQIKKLMGHDVRIAYYVLLMIALQLGACYMVQSQSWGIIILAAYVIGGTLSKCMQAAMHEISHNLAFGHKYPNWNRALGISGNLIIGVPAFISFKKYHTEHHRYLAMDELDPDIPSKLECKLFHNTFTKAIFVMLLPFTYSLRPFIRRPRPISIYEIYNALAAIAFDAMIYYVFGFKSLAYILIGTVLGAGIHPLGAHAIAEHYLFQKGYETYSYYGPLNSITFNLGYHWEHHDFPNIPYTRLPQLKKIAPEYYENLPYHTSWPKVIFDFIFDPDLGPYARHKRPRGNVDPDKYKDD; encoded by the exons AGAAATACCCACAGATAAAGAAGTTGATGGGCCATGATGTGAGGATAGCGTATTATGTGTTGTTGATGATTGCACTTCAGCTTGGGGCCTGTTACATGGTACAGTCTCAGTCATGGGGAATCATCATCCTGGCTGCATATGTTATCGGCGGAACTCTCAGTAAATGCATGCAAGCTGCGATGCATGAAATATCGCATAACTTGGCGTTTGGTCATAAGTACCCCAACTGGAACAGAGCTCTTGGGATTTCTGGAAATTTGATCATCGGTGTTCCGGCATTCATCTCTTTCAAGAAGTACCACACGGAACATCACCGATACTTGGCAATGGATGAACTGGACCCCGACATCCCATCCAAGCTGGAGTGTAAACTTTTCCATAACACTTTCACCAAAGCAATCTTTGTGATGTTGCTGCCGTTCACCTATTCACTGCGCCCGTTCATTCGACGTCCGCGCCCCATTTCCatttatgaaatttacaatgcattAGCAGCGATAGCCTTTGACGCTATGATCTACTACGTGTTTGGCTTCAAGTCGCTTGCATACATACTCATCGGTACCGTGCTTGGAGCAGGTATACACCCCCTAGGTGCACACGCCATCGCTGAGCATTATCTTTTCCAGAAAGGTTACGAGACGTATTCATACTATGGTCCTCTAAATTCAATCACATTCAACCTTGGTTACCATTGGGAACATCACGACTTCCCTAATATTCCTTATACAAGGCTTCCTCAG TTGAAGAAGATAGCTCCAGAGTACTATGAAAATCTACCTTACCATACGTCGTGGCCAAAAGTCATCTTTGATTTCATCTTTGATCCCGACTTGGGGCCCTATGCTCGTCACAAACGCCCGCGTGGAAATGTTGATCCTGACAAGTACAAAGACGACTGA